A DNA window from Elusimicrobiota bacterium contains the following coding sequences:
- the nuoL gene encoding NADH-quinone oxidoreductase subunit L, translated as MLDHAYLIPLLPLAASVLILFFGRWLPLEGAFIGIAVAAWGLIQSCIILGGVYLHPADLLVHEGITGRYFEMARDWFTVGNFRMELGVMIDGMAAMMLVVVTLVSFLVQVYSLGYQHGKPRFGRYYAYLSFFTAAMLILVVANNLLQFFIGWELMGVSSYLLIGFEFERPAAAYASRKAFITTRVGDLGFYAGLLLLFTALGTANFGIISAEHVQAIGPGLATAISLLLFCGAVGKSAQLPLHVWLPDAMEGPTPVSALIHAATMVAAGVFLLGRFSYIFELSPIAQTVVAWTGGLTALGAALSAITATDIKKVLAYSTISQLGYMVLAMGVGDHQAGMFHLTTHAFFKALLFLGAGSVIHSVHTNEMPLMGGLGKKMPVTFITMACAWLAIIGFPYISSGFYSKEAILSAVYEKHEYVLFAIAGFTALLTTFYMTRLMILTFIGTPRDAHRFQHAHESGASMTLPLSLLAVLSIVSGFLLHYIWPFAKLVPKAAEVVAEASTEAASEPGHLVVLGVSLAALTLGLIGAYAVYIVGSPDPKKLAEKFPRLYTALGTRYFDAFYLKLVDVLCFKPAAFLAAFDYEVIDQFFVDGLGTLGRFLSRVKSWIDDHIVDGVFVNGFGWIALRVGAGLRSLQTGVVQNYLLAAALGVFAMILWAVGAFG; from the coding sequence ATGCTCGACCACGCTTACCTTATCCCGCTTCTGCCCCTGGCCGCTTCGGTTCTGATCCTCTTTTTCGGCCGATGGTTGCCGCTTGAAGGGGCCTTCATCGGCATCGCCGTCGCCGCCTGGGGTCTGATCCAGTCCTGCATCATCTTGGGGGGCGTATACCTTCACCCGGCCGATCTCCTGGTGCACGAAGGCATCACGGGGCGTTACTTTGAAATGGCCCGGGATTGGTTCACCGTGGGCAATTTCCGCATGGAATTGGGCGTGATGATCGACGGCATGGCCGCCATGATGCTGGTGGTGGTCACCCTGGTTTCCTTCCTGGTTCAAGTTTACTCCCTGGGCTACCAACACGGGAAACCCCGGTTCGGCCGTTACTACGCCTACCTGTCTTTTTTCACCGCCGCCATGCTGATCCTGGTGGTGGCCAACAACCTCCTGCAATTCTTCATCGGCTGGGAACTCATGGGCGTGTCGTCTTATCTCTTGATCGGATTTGAATTCGAACGGCCCGCCGCCGCTTACGCCAGTCGGAAAGCCTTCATCACCACCCGCGTCGGGGATTTGGGTTTCTACGCGGGCCTGTTGCTCCTCTTCACCGCCCTGGGCACGGCCAACTTCGGCATCATCAGCGCCGAGCATGTCCAAGCCATCGGTCCGGGCCTGGCCACGGCTATTTCGCTTCTCCTCTTCTGCGGGGCCGTGGGGAAATCCGCCCAGCTGCCCTTGCACGTGTGGCTCCCCGACGCCATGGAAGGCCCGACGCCCGTATCGGCCTTGATTCACGCGGCGACCATGGTGGCGGCCGGGGTGTTTCTCCTGGGCCGTTTCAGTTACATCTTTGAGCTTTCGCCCATCGCCCAAACCGTCGTCGCCTGGACGGGGGGACTGACCGCCTTGGGCGCCGCCTTGAGCGCCATCACCGCCACCGACATCAAGAAAGTTCTCGCCTACTCGACCATCAGCCAATTGGGCTACATGGTGTTGGCCATGGGCGTGGGCGACCACCAGGCCGGGATGTTCCATTTGACGACCCACGCCTTTTTCAAAGCCCTGCTGTTCCTGGGCGCCGGCAGCGTGATTCATTCCGTTCACACCAACGAGATGCCCCTCATGGGCGGTTTGGGGAAAAAGATGCCGGTGACGTTCATCACCATGGCCTGCGCCTGGCTGGCCATCATCGGGTTTCCGTATATTTCCTCGGGGTTTTACTCCAAAGAAGCCATTTTGTCCGCGGTGTATGAAAAGCACGAATACGTCCTTTTCGCCATCGCCGGATTCACCGCGCTCCTCACCACGTTTTACATGACCCGCCTCATGATCCTGACCTTCATCGGCACGCCCCGGGACGCCCACCGGTTCCAACACGCCCACGAAAGCGGGGCGTCCATGACCCTGCCGTTGTCGTTGCTGGCGGTCTTGTCCATCGTCTCCGGGTTTCTGCTTCACTACATTTGGCCCTTCGCCAAGCTCGTGCCCAAAGCCGCGGAAGTCGTGGCCGAAGCGTCGACCGAAGCGGCGAGCGAACCCGGCCATCTGGTGGTCCTCGGCGTCTCCCTGGCCGCGCTCACCCTCGGGTTGATCGGCGCCTACGCGGTGTACATCGTGGGAAGCCCCGATCCCAAAAAATTGGCCGAAAAATTTCCCCGGCTTTACACCGCCCTGGGCACCCGGTATTTCGACGCGTTTTACTTGAAGCTGGTGGACGTTCTTTGCTTCAAACCGGCCGCCTTTCTGGCGGCCTTTGATTACGAAGTCATCGATCAATTTTTCGTGGACGGCCTCGGCACCCTCGGGCGCTTCCTGTCCCGCGTTAAAAGCTGGATCGACGACCACATTGTCGACGGCGTGTTCGTCAACGGCTTCGGTTGGATCGCCCTTCGGGTCGGGGCGGGGTTGCGTTCCCTGCAAACCGGGGTCGTCCAAAACTATTTGCTCGCCGCGGCCCTGGGGGTCTTTGCCATGATCCTGTGGGCGGTCGGCGCTTTCGGCTGA